The following proteins come from a genomic window of Williamwhitmania taraxaci:
- a CDS encoding LytTR family DNA-binding domain-containing protein encodes MELELVAAPITKFNELDVLAALKGIDIKCIQFFESVDTRTYVVLDNGSRKQVFAPLYVFEEMLPKDVFFRCGWSHVVNVSRINSFFMLNDTTLVMDCGEEILIPRYQRHTIFKIMEQMWFAQQRQIG; translated from the coding sequence ATGGAACTAGAACTTGTTGCCGCGCCAATTACAAAATTTAATGAGTTGGATGTTTTAGCTGCACTAAAGGGAATTGACATAAAGTGCATCCAGTTTTTTGAATCGGTGGATACTCGAACCTATGTAGTGCTGGATAATGGTAGTAGAAAGCAAGTTTTTGCTCCGCTATACGTTTTTGAAGAAATGCTCCCCAAGGATGTATTCTTTCGCTGCGGTTGGAGCCATGTGGTAAATGTGTCGAGGATTAATAGCTTCTTTATGCTGAATGACACAACACTCGTAATGGATTGTGGGGAGGAGATTTTAATACCTCGATACCAACGCCATACGATCTTTAAAATAATGGAGCAGATGTGGTTTGCCCAGCAACGCCAAATCGGCTAA